One region of Chanodichthys erythropterus isolate Z2021 chromosome 24, ASM2448905v1, whole genome shotgun sequence genomic DNA includes:
- the zgc:136858 gene encoding uncharacterized protein zgc:136858: MLWRFSAFLKRCINTSSSRPCKKDSLFTIHPNVKEALADHRPVVALESTIITHGMPYPHNLSTAKEVEDIVRAEGAIPATIGILEGRIHVGLSSDELDFLAQSKTALKVSRRDLPYVISKGLSGGTTVSGTMIAAHKAGIPVFVTGGIGGVHRHGENSLDVSADLTELGRTPIAVVSAGVKSILDIGRTLEFLETQGVCVATYGDSKRFPAFFSRQSGFTSPYHVSSPQEAADLIASTLSLGLQSGLLLAVPIPEEHAATGQQIEDAIQTAVTEASSKGVTGRDVTPFILQRVNELTKGKSLKANIGLIHNNAKVGSRIACALSRHKAKSGCNFRGDIKTQKSKDQRMDSKTIVIGGINVDFIAKGTTEKLVFGQTNPGSVCQSFGGVGRNIADCLSRLGYKPLFISAIGKDSHSDAVLNYCKHMDTSAIARLQDQRTATYCAVITESGELSLGLGDMDIHQQIQEQYVSQFEDKLASASLVVLDGNIPVSTIDYVCFISKNHAVPVWFEPTDADKACKPFLSESWKALSYTSPNLAELCTMNHTLGLPTPTELPRSLDDVLGCVPALCRPLLEHLHCVVVTLGPLGVLVCGEHDAGTVNLQPRKQKRKGRLCAVHYPALTVSSKETVNVSGAGDSFAGAMMVGILQGMDTDSCVRMGLLAARTSLLSPHPIDPSLTADVIHPEKSHSQLWSKPTFMWMED, from the exons ATGTTGTGGAGGTTTTCTGCGTTTCTTAAACGTTGCATTAACACTTCATCCAGCAGACCCTGCAAAAAAG ACAGCCTGTTTACCATCCATCCTAATGTGAAAGAGGCTTTGGCGGATCACAGGCCAGTTGTGGCTCTGGAAAGCACTATTATTACACATGGAATGCCTTATCCTCACAATCTcag CACAGCAAAGGAAGTGGAAGATATTGTGAGGGCTGAAGGTGCAATCCCAGCAACCATTGGGATTCTTGAGGGGAGGATTCATGTGGGCCTTTCTTCGGATGAACTGGACTTCCTGGCACAGAGCAAAACAGCACTTAAAGTGTCCAGAAGAGACCTTCCTTATGTCATCAGCAAG GGTCTGTCGGGTGGCACCACTGTCTCCGGTACAATGATTGCGGCTCACAAAGCTGGGATTCCTGTCTTTGTAactggaggcattggaggagtaCATAGACATGGAGAAAACT CCTTGGATGTGAGTGCGGACCTCACTGAACTGGGTCGAACACCTATTGCTGTTGTGTCTGCTGGAGTCAAATCCATCCTAGATATCGGTCGCACTCTTGAGTTCTTG gaaactcagggtgtgtgtgtggccACATATGGAGATTCAAAACGCTTCCCGGCTTTCTTCTCTCGGCAAAGTGGATTTACTTCTCCTTACCATGTCTCCAGTCCTCAAGAAGCAGCAGATCTTATTG CAAGCACACTATCTCTGGGGCTGCAAAGTGGTCTTCTGTTGGCCGTTCCCATCCCAGAGGAACATGCAGCCACGGGACAACAGATAGAAGACGCCATACAAACAGCTGTGACCGAGGCCAG ctCAAAAGGTGTCACAGGAAGAGATGTCACTCCTTTTATCCTTCAGCGAGTCAATGAGCTGACTAAAGGGAAGTCCTTGAAAGCCA ataTAGGACTCATCCATAACAATGCCAAGGTAGGCAGTCGGATTGCATGTGCCCTTTCTAGACACAAAGCAAAAAGTGGATGCAACTTCAGAGGTGACATTAAGACCCAAAAGTCAAAGGACCAGAGAATGGACTCCAAAACT ATTGTTATCGGTGGAATAAACGTTGATTTCATCGCTAAAGGCACAACAGAAAAACTGGTG TTTGGTCAGACAAATCCAGGAAGTGTGTGCCAGTCATTTGGAGGAGTGGGCAGAAATATTGCTG ATTGTTTAAGCCGATTAGGGTACAAACCACTCTTCATCTCTGCCATCGGCAAAGACTCTCATAGTGACGCAGTGTTAAACTATTGTAAACACATG GATACAAGTGCAATTGCCAGATTACAGGACCAAAGGACTGCGACCTATTGTGCTGTCATAACTGAGTCCGGAGAGTTGAGCCTGGGGTTGGGAGACATGGACATCCATCAGCAAATACAAGAGCAGTAT GTATCTCAGTTTGAGGATAAGCTTGCATCAGCATCTCTTGTAGTTCTTGATGGCAACATTCCGGTTTCAACCATTGATTACGTGTGCTTTATCTCCAAGAATCATGCAGTCCCTG TCTGGTTTGAGCCCACGGATGCAGATAAGGCCTGTAAGCCCTTCCTGTCAGAGAGCTGGAAAGCCCTGTCCTACACCTCCCCCAACCTGGCAGAGCTCTGCACCATGAATCATACACTAGGTCTGCCCACTCCTACAG AGTTGCCCAGATCGCTTGATGATGTATTGGGCTGTGTACCGGCTCTCTGCCGCCCCCTGCTGGAGCATCTACATTGTGTGGTGGTCACTTTAGGTCCGTTAGGTGTGTTGGTGTGTGGAGAACATGATGCTGGAACTGTCAATTTGCAGCCACGAAAGCAAAAACGG AAAGGACGACTGTGTGCTGTTCATTATCCTGCGCTGACTGTGAGCTCTAAAGAAACAGTAAATGTGTCTGGAGCTGGTGACAG TTTTGCTGGAGCAATGATGGTTGGGATCCTACAAGGGATGGACACTGACAGCTGCGTGCGTATGGGTCTCCTTGCCGCCCGCACGTCCTTGTTGTCTCCTCATCCAATAGATCCCTCTCTGACAGCCGATGTCATCCATCCAGAAAAGTCGCACTCTCAACTGTGGTCAAAGCCTACATTTATGTGGATGGAGGACTGA
- the LOC137014783 gene encoding interleukin-17 receptor A has product MSVIFLFLFILSHVIMKISPLHLIELPPMECSQEGVACNVQVGNCSDEGWVKPWTEVPGSSREVTANVKAKRDDSGQFAPVIHLSWSQLPDSSIYVLKGTEVRVVEMATNQSICVRYIFLNKLRLALWTFSLDRIVVVPNFKYQVFVTNLPKPERGINTVITNITVPESIWDKKVKWSVRNYKKKNLVITIEFEPLEFSDQHRVSICSPDLHPEPSRIVIKDNETYLKVNFTLEAWWITQCSLDLVIQPLSIQSMKNCLDYREKVNICPCTYYTVTLNVFLPDAPVHFIILVILGVLTAILVAVGCCVAFLRNKNSHKETPSSDSSTCAEGKLEWNPVQEHKKVIIIYSLDHPLYKEIILKLCAFLRAKCGTDVTLDLLDTTWLSTIGKIQWLDTQRVRISKSLDKVLILCSPGVHAKWKAMCGEHKVRLKEDERSPIGDMLTPALSLIIPDFVHASSFHKYMVAYFDDVCREDDVPAPFNVVVKYKLMKHFEELYFRILDMEKHEPGRVKCIEGIRENDYFNCPSGRALRDAIEAFHSYQLKNPNWFEMELLDSDDDEEEENILESMFPINYNPVTECYKLTEERKAHAIVNLIKCHDLKSSIAETGILLNENSSVLTTDVYYSGSVPSSFTTLDVKGLPETKAVAQHALSLQPL; this is encoded by the exons ATGAGTgtgatttttctctttctgttCATTCTTTCTCATGTCATAATGAAAATATCACCCCTGCATCTCATTGAACTCCCTCCGATGGAATGTTCTCAAGAG GGGGTAGCTTGCAATGTTCAAGTTG GGAACTGTTCAGATGAGGGTTGGGTGAAGCCATGGACTGAAGTCCCAGGTTCTTCTCGTGAAGTAACTGCAAATGTAAAAGCCAAGAGGGATGATAGTGGACAGTTTGCACCAGTTATACACCTTTCATGGAGCCAATTACCTGACA GTAGTATATACGTCCTCAAAGGGACTGAAGTGCGTGTGGTTGAAATGGCCACAAATCAAAGCATTTGTGTTCGTTACATTTTTCTTAACAAACTGAGACTGGCCTTG TGGACTTTTTCTTTGGACAGAATTGTGGTTGTCCCCAACTTTAAATATCAGGTTTTTGTAACCAATTTACCAAAGCCAGAAAGAGGAATCAATACAGTTATTACCAACATCACAGTTCCAG AGAGCATTTGGGATAAGAAGGTAAAATGGTCAGTGAGAAACTATAAGAAAAAGAACTTGGTGATAACCATAGAATTTGAACCACTAGAGTTCTCTGACCAACACAGAGTCTCCATCTGCAGTCCTGACCTTCACCCAGAACCATCTCGCATTGTCATAAAG GATAACGAGACATATCTAAAGGTTAATTTCACACTGGAAGCATGGTGGATAACTCAATGTAGTTTGGACTTGGTG ATTCAGCCGCTGTCTATTCAAAGCATGAAGAACTGTCTGGATTACAGAGAGAAAGTTAATATCTGTCCTTGTACGTATTACACAGTAACCTTAAATGTCT TTCTTCCAGATGCTCctgttcattttattattttggttATACTGGGGGTGTTGACAGCCATATTGGTTGCTGTTGGTTGCTGTGTTGCATTTTTGCGGAACAAGAATTCACATAAAG AAACGCCATCCTCAGACAGCTCTACCTGTGCAGAGGGTAAACTGGAGTGGAATCCCGTTCAGGAGCATAAGAAGGTCATCATCATCTACTCTCTGGACCACCCCCTGTACAAAGAGATCATCTTGAAGTTGTGTGCCTTCCTGAGGGCTAAATGTGGCACAGACGTCACTCTGGATCTCCTAGACACCACCTGGCTCAGCACAATTGGCAAAATTCAGTGGCTAGATACGCAAAGGGTACGAATCTCCAAGTCCTTAGATAAAGTCCTGATCCTGTGCTCTCCAGGCGTACATGCGAAGTGGAAGGCCATGTGCGGTGAGCACAAAGTGAGACTGAAGGAGGATGAACGCTCACCCATAGGAGACATGCTCACGCCAGCCCTGAGCCTCATTATACCGGATTTTGTTCACGCTTCATCTTTCCACAAGTACATGGTGGCTTATTTTGATGACGTGTGCCGTGAGGATGATGTTCCAGCACCTTTTAATGTGGTGGTGAAGTACAAGCTCATGAAGCACTTTGAGGAACTTTACTTCCGGATCTTAGACATGGAAAAACACGAGCCAGGGCGGGTTAAATGCATTGAAGGCATTAGGGAGAATGATTACTTTAACTGTCCCTCAGGACGAGCCCTTCGGGATGCTATTGAAGCTTTTCATAGTTACCAGCTGAAGAATCCGAACTGGTTTGAAATGGAGCTTTTggacagtgatgatgatgaagaagagGAAAACATCTTGGAGTCAATGTTTCCTATAAACTATAACCCCGTCACTGAATGCTATAAGCTGACTGAAGAACGTAAAGCTCATGCAATTGTCAATTTGATTAAGTGTCATGATTTAAAGTCTTCCATCGCAGAGACAGGCATTTTACTGAACGAGAATTCTTCAGTTCTTACCACCGATGTGTACTACAGTGGATCAGTCCCGAGTAGCTTTACTACTTTAGATGTGAAAGGTTTACCAGAGACTAAAGCTGTCGCACAACATGCTTTAAGTTTACAGCCTCTTTGA